The Nitrospira sp. genome contains a region encoding:
- a CDS encoding metal ABC transporter permease, protein MLDLLTYDFMQRSLLAAAMVGGLCSVIGVFVVLRGLAFVGAGTSHAAFAGVALGYLMGWPPLLLAILFGLATVWITGWVEERGRMKLDVSIGILYTTTMALAILFIGLMKTYNAEVYGYLFGSVLSVTTEELSIIGGLSILVLGLILTFAKELYFIAFDQEMAEASGVPARQIFFLLLSLVALTVVVSLKTVGAILVFAMILIPASTAYQLTHSLATLTLYSAIIGVMTSVTGVLISAVWDVPSGPAIVLLATAIFFISVFFSPKRVKSTRLAHSH, encoded by the coding sequence ATGCTCGATCTCCTCACTTACGATTTCATGCAACGGTCCCTGCTCGCCGCGGCGATGGTCGGCGGATTGTGCTCGGTGATCGGCGTATTTGTCGTGTTGCGCGGACTGGCGTTTGTCGGAGCCGGCACGTCGCATGCCGCCTTCGCGGGCGTCGCACTCGGTTACTTGATGGGTTGGCCTCCCTTATTGCTGGCGATCCTGTTCGGACTCGCCACGGTATGGATCACCGGGTGGGTCGAGGAAAGAGGCCGCATGAAGCTGGATGTGTCGATCGGCATTCTCTACACCACGACGATGGCACTGGCAATCCTCTTCATCGGGCTGATGAAGACCTATAATGCCGAAGTGTATGGGTATTTGTTCGGCAGCGTCCTGTCGGTCACCACTGAGGAGCTCAGCATCATCGGAGGGTTGAGCATTCTCGTACTGGGGCTCATCTTGACGTTTGCAAAAGAGCTCTACTTTATCGCCTTCGATCAAGAGATGGCTGAAGCTTCCGGCGTTCCAGCACGACAGATCTTTTTTCTCCTCTTGTCACTGGTGGCCTTGACGGTGGTAGTCTCATTGAAGACGGTCGGTGCGATCCTCGTGTTTGCGATGATTCTGATTCCAGCCTCGACCGCCTACCAGCTCACGCATAGCCTCGCAACGCTGACTCTGTATTCCGCAATCATCGGAGTCATGACCTCCGTAACAGGCGTCTTGATTTCTGCCGTGTGGGACGTCCCTTCCGGACCGGCAATCGTTCTTCTCGCCACCGCAATATTTTTCATCTCTGTCTTCTTCTCGCCAAAGCGCGTGAAGAGCACACGGTTGGCGCACTCTCATTAA
- a CDS encoding outer membrane beta-barrel protein: protein MRGHTLRPGLIGVLFVAMATMFPMSHGALAEEFGGTEPGRWILGFRAGFAPLTQQLSENTSTSIGPLVNFQGLYSVNNWLLVGMMLEWERHGVSLERPDIDLGHQDTVSVLPTVEVRPVKLGRITPYVNMSFGVNINSFGEDTPIRISPSNTFAWRLGWGADYMLNERFALNTEWAYKRNDGHTTGTGGRNDDWNASSFGFLFGGKMFF, encoded by the coding sequence ATGCGAGGGCACACGTTAAGACCAGGCTTAATCGGCGTATTGTTCGTCGCTATGGCGACGATGTTCCCCATGTCACACGGGGCCTTGGCGGAAGAATTCGGCGGAACTGAACCGGGCAGATGGATACTTGGTTTTCGGGCTGGATTTGCTCCACTGACCCAGCAGCTCTCGGAAAATACGTCAACGTCCATCGGACCACTCGTCAATTTTCAAGGCTTGTACAGCGTGAATAACTGGCTCTTGGTCGGAATGATGCTCGAATGGGAACGGCATGGAGTCAGCCTGGAGCGCCCTGACATCGACCTGGGGCATCAAGATACGGTATCGGTGTTGCCGACCGTCGAAGTGCGTCCCGTGAAACTGGGCCGGATCACTCCGTATGTGAATATGAGCTTCGGCGTCAACATCAACAGCTTTGGCGAAGATACACCTATTCGCATCAGTCCGAGCAACACCTTTGCCTGGCGCTTAGGCTGGGGAGCCGATTACATGCTCAATGAACGATTTGCCCTCAATACGGAATGGGCCTATAAGCGAAATGACGGGCATACGACCGGTACCGGAGGTCGGAATGATGACTGGAATGCCTCTTCGTTCGGCTTCCTCTTTGGCGGAAAGATGTTTTTCTGA
- a CDS encoding metal ABC transporter ATP-binding protein, whose protein sequence is MSDPREPIIRFERASFGFPGLTALKEISLTIYEGEFVGVIGPNGSGKTTLCRAVLGLLAPMEGHLHIFDCACDELRCHHRAKIGYLPQKGVVDRNFPVTVLETVMMGRYGALGLFRRPSRKDRAIALEALSQVGMESHKDNALGQLSGGQQQRVFIARALAQQPKVLILDEPTTGLDITTQHNVIELVQHLHDELKLTVLLITHDINMIRSRVDRLILLKTRLFAAGPPAEVLKADILHQVYGKELVITEKDLVIVEDYHHHH, encoded by the coding sequence GTGTCTGACCCCCGCGAGCCAATTATTCGTTTTGAGCGCGCTTCCTTCGGATTTCCAGGGCTCACGGCCCTGAAGGAGATCTCGCTGACCATCTACGAAGGCGAGTTCGTCGGGGTGATCGGTCCAAATGGGTCAGGGAAAACGACACTGTGTCGAGCAGTCTTAGGACTTTTAGCTCCCATGGAAGGACACCTCCATATCTTCGACTGTGCCTGCGATGAGCTCCGCTGCCACCATCGTGCCAAAATCGGGTACCTCCCGCAGAAAGGGGTCGTCGATCGCAATTTCCCGGTGACAGTCCTCGAAACAGTGATGATGGGACGTTACGGGGCCTTAGGCTTGTTTAGGCGCCCGAGTCGGAAGGATCGTGCTATCGCACTGGAAGCTCTTAGTCAGGTCGGAATGGAATCACATAAGGATAACGCTCTTGGGCAACTCTCCGGCGGTCAACAACAGCGTGTCTTCATTGCCAGAGCCCTGGCGCAGCAACCCAAAGTCCTGATATTGGATGAACCGACGACCGGCCTGGATATCACCACGCAACACAATGTCATTGAGCTCGTGCAACACCTTCATGACGAGCTCAAGTTGACGGTCCTCCTCATTACGCACGACATAAATATGATCCGCTCACGAGTGGATCGATTGATTCTTCTCAAAACCAGACTCTTCGCCGCGGGTCCTCCTGCGGAAGTGCTCAAAGCGGACATTCTTCACCAAGTGTACGGGAAAGAGCTGGTCATCACCGAGAAAGACCTCGTCATCGTGGAAGACTATCACCATCACCACTAG
- a CDS encoding right-handed parallel beta-helix repeat-containing protein, which yields MHEESVPANPLGGRTLIVDSIDQGCYPLPSAAIKDMGESDQVYVRPGIYEDKVFVSQRPVRLVGAGRDRVHIFWRRGGPLYLQEVPEGLITGMTFRYIGSDQHSAINVLNSTCLITQCRAMEGILSGVVLYGSECRAIFAENEVCRNRESGIFVFAGAQPRVADNRCFDNHHFGIAVRDQGSRPELVRNQCEGNMLSGILLFHHGGALMADNICHNNQHWGILLTPDSQPNPSPSELPMMNRLEPNPLGAYSVSDQPLAQIGR from the coding sequence ATGCATGAGGAGTCAGTTCCGGCCAATCCATTGGGAGGCAGAACCTTGATCGTCGACAGCATCGATCAAGGTTGCTATCCCCTGCCGAGCGCAGCGATTAAGGATATGGGTGAATCGGATCAGGTATATGTTCGTCCGGGGATCTATGAGGATAAGGTTTTCGTCAGTCAACGGCCGGTCCGGCTGGTTGGAGCCGGACGAGACCGGGTCCATATCTTCTGGCGGCGTGGAGGGCCGCTCTATCTCCAAGAGGTGCCGGAAGGATTGATAACCGGCATGACATTCCGCTATATCGGCAGCGACCAACATTCAGCCATCAACGTGCTCAATTCCACATGTCTCATCACCCAATGCCGGGCAATGGAAGGCATCTTGTCCGGTGTCGTCCTGTATGGATCCGAATGTCGTGCGATATTCGCGGAAAACGAGGTGTGCCGCAATCGCGAGTCCGGCATATTCGTGTTTGCCGGTGCGCAACCACGAGTGGCCGATAACCGTTGCTTCGACAATCACCATTTTGGGATCGCGGTCCGCGATCAGGGCAGCCGTCCTGAACTGGTCCGGAATCAGTGTGAAGGAAATATGCTGAGCGGCATCCTGCTGTTCCACCACGGCGGCGCATTGATGGCGGACAATATCTGTCACAATAACCAGCACTGGGGGATTCTTCTGACACCCGATTCACAGCCCAACCCGTCGCCGTCTGAGCTTCCCATGATGAATCGACTCGAACCCAACCCCCTTGGGGCCTATTCAGTCTCCGATCAACCGCTTGCTCAGATCGGCCGGTAA
- a CDS encoding DUF2726 domain-containing protein, protein MKIVLVGAVALAVIVGIWLYRKRFRRSSRQLVPFMIPPDAIISSAPLIVEEEVALYNLLRMVVQEQYLVFTQVPLWSFIAVDASDTVRSHVLRHLALKRVDFALVHPGSCQVEQVVQIEQESPQPHQAERQRVIESVLDAAGIKLMKLRSKKNYSLPDLAAQLGMNAEE, encoded by the coding sequence ATGAAGATCGTTCTCGTCGGGGCGGTGGCCCTTGCAGTGATCGTCGGCATTTGGTTGTATCGGAAGAGATTCCGTCGAAGCAGCCGGCAGCTCGTGCCGTTTATGATTCCTCCGGACGCCATCATCAGTTCCGCCCCGTTGATCGTGGAAGAAGAGGTGGCTCTGTATAATCTGCTGCGGATGGTTGTCCAGGAGCAGTACCTGGTCTTTACTCAAGTACCGTTATGGTCCTTCATAGCCGTTGATGCCTCTGACACGGTGCGTTCTCATGTTCTGCGCCATCTCGCGCTCAAACGAGTCGATTTTGCTTTGGTCCATCCAGGATCCTGCCAGGTCGAGCAGGTCGTGCAGATTGAACAGGAGTCACCGCAACCCCATCAAGCAGAACGGCAGCGCGTCATCGAATCGGTCCTCGATGCGGCAGGAATCAAGCTGATGAAGTTGCGATCGAAGAAAAACTACTCTTTGCCAGACCTCGCCGCCCAATTGGGGATGAACGCAGAGGAATAG
- the ybgF gene encoding tol-pal system protein YbgF — MAQNSIGILILLSMFLSAGPSFAAPTQRQDTTRHLYDRVMDEFKHRDYEAAMAGFRLFIELHSESALAANAQYWIGECQYRMGRYRDALKSFYDVVSNYPLSPKLAASTLKLGQTYTKLGDHEKARLMFDRVVDQYPDSSEAELARTTIEAITRADEAAAASP, encoded by the coding sequence ATGGCACAGAACAGTATCGGAATTCTCATACTCCTATCAATGTTCTTATCAGCAGGCCCATCCTTCGCTGCTCCCACCCAGAGGCAGGATACGACCCGTCACCTCTATGATCGTGTCATGGATGAATTCAAACACCGCGATTACGAAGCGGCCATGGCAGGCTTTCGACTGTTTATCGAGTTGCACAGTGAGTCCGCACTCGCAGCCAACGCACAGTATTGGATCGGAGAATGTCAGTATCGTATGGGGCGATACCGCGACGCGCTGAAGTCGTTCTATGACGTCGTCTCAAATTACCCGCTCAGTCCGAAGTTGGCGGCGTCCACATTGAAGCTCGGCCAGACCTACACCAAATTGGGCGATCACGAAAAAGCGAGGCTCATGTTCGACCGTGTCGTGGATCAATACCCGGATAGCTCCGAAGCGGAACTTGCCCGAACAACCATCGAGGCAATAACGCGCGCCGACGAAGCCGCCGCCGCATCGCCGTAG
- a CDS encoding anhydro-N-acetylmuramic acid kinase: protein MNVVGLMSGTSADGVDAALVSIDRRKAGIHVEMVAFHSLPYPRSLQQRILSASVSGTVTDICHLNALLGEWFADAALGVIRAAHLTEEDVALIGSHGQTVHHLPNGIKDTGVGSIRSTLQIAEPAVIAERTGITTVANFRPRDIAAGGQGAPLTPGVHALLFQHPRRARLIVNLGGISNVTYLPRRSGTVTLAAFDTGPANMVLDGIMVRATNGRSSMDREGRLAARGQVDSRLLAKLLAHPYLSQAPPKSTGREAFGAKMLDDLLNWQQTRKLPIEDLLATCSRWTAEGVGTARRWVKGGIDEVIVGGGGVKNRVIMGHLTEVFAPVPVTTFEAHGWDSKALESVAFAVLAYQTVMEECGNVPSVTGAAFPRLLGCIVPSGPRWFERLHPRKGRK, encoded by the coding sequence ATGAACGTTGTTGGATTGATGTCGGGTACTTCAGCTGACGGAGTCGACGCTGCCCTGGTCTCGATTGATCGTCGGAAAGCCGGCATTCACGTCGAGATGGTTGCGTTTCATTCGCTTCCCTATCCGCGCTCGCTGCAACAACGAATTCTCTCGGCATCGGTTTCCGGGACCGTGACGGATATTTGCCACCTGAATGCGCTGTTGGGCGAGTGGTTCGCCGACGCAGCGTTAGGCGTCATCCGTGCGGCTCATCTGACCGAAGAGGACGTGGCTCTGATTGGATCCCACGGCCAGACGGTGCACCACCTTCCCAATGGCATCAAGGATACCGGTGTCGGCTCGATACGCTCCACCCTGCAGATTGCTGAGCCCGCCGTGATCGCCGAACGCACGGGGATCACGACGGTGGCCAATTTCCGTCCGCGCGACATCGCGGCCGGAGGGCAAGGAGCGCCGCTTACACCGGGAGTGCATGCCTTGCTGTTTCAACATCCTCGCCGGGCGCGACTCATCGTGAATCTTGGCGGCATCAGCAACGTCACCTACCTGCCACGTCGATCAGGAACCGTAACACTGGCCGCATTCGACACTGGTCCGGCGAATATGGTTCTGGACGGCATCATGGTCCGAGCCACAAATGGCCGGTCCTCGATGGACCGTGAAGGGCGGCTGGCTGCCCGAGGACAGGTTGATTCGAGATTGTTGGCCAAACTGCTTGCGCATCCTTATCTGTCTCAGGCGCCACCGAAATCCACAGGGCGTGAAGCGTTCGGCGCAAAGATGTTGGACGACTTGCTCAACTGGCAACAAACCCGCAAATTGCCGATCGAGGATCTGCTGGCCACATGCAGCCGCTGGACTGCGGAGGGAGTTGGCACGGCGCGGCGATGGGTCAAAGGTGGCATCGATGAAGTGATCGTCGGTGGAGGAGGCGTCAAGAACCGGGTGATCATGGGACACCTGACGGAAGTCTTTGCGCCGGTTCCGGTCACGACCTTTGAGGCGCACGGTTGGGACAGCAAGGCGCTCGAGTCGGTGGCCTTTGCTGTTCTAGCGTATCAGACCGTGATGGAGGAGTGTGGGAATGTCCCTTCGGTCACAGGAGCGGCCTTCCCTAGGCTGTTGGGATGCATCGTCCCAAGCGGCCCGCGGTGGTTCGAGCGACTACACCCACGTAAAGGGCGAAAGTAA
- a CDS encoding zinc ABC transporter substrate-binding protein, protein MFLVNHVLKRPISVLIAFLAGFVPSLTPVTEARDPIPIVVTIPVLKDLAEQVGGPHVRVTSLLSGYENEHTYSPKPTDLIAVRKARVLFEIGLGLEVWVSSLVKNAGSPSLRLITTSQGVGLIHDGSDSHDELHKGEKEAEPGGNPHIWLDPENVAIMLRHITDALIEVDPGHTAEFRTNQAAYLHRLSRLQKELSDRTQLLFDRRFIAHHSAWPYLAKRFGLEIVGTIHMQSGTEPSAFHLQSLIEKIRKENIRVIVSEIQLSQRLPELLARETNARVVVLTTMPGGVSGTETYLDMLRYNVLQLAGALETT, encoded by the coding sequence ATGTTTTTGGTCAACCACGTGCTGAAACGACCCATCTCCGTTCTCATCGCCTTTCTGGCCGGCTTCGTTCCCTCCCTTACCCCTGTGACAGAAGCTCGCGACCCGATTCCCATCGTCGTCACGATTCCTGTCCTGAAGGATTTGGCCGAACAGGTCGGCGGCCCCCATGTACGGGTCACATCTTTGTTGAGCGGCTACGAGAACGAACACACCTATTCGCCGAAACCCACCGATCTGATCGCAGTCCGGAAGGCCAGGGTGCTGTTCGAGATCGGCCTCGGACTCGAGGTCTGGGTTTCGTCGCTGGTCAAGAATGCCGGGAGTCCGTCGTTACGCCTCATTACGACATCCCAGGGGGTGGGGCTGATTCACGATGGTTCGGATTCTCATGACGAACTGCACAAGGGCGAAAAAGAAGCCGAGCCAGGCGGGAATCCACACATCTGGTTGGACCCTGAGAACGTCGCCATCATGCTGCGCCACATCACTGATGCCCTGATTGAGGTTGATCCGGGTCACACGGCCGAATTCCGAACAAATCAAGCGGCGTATCTTCACCGGTTGAGCCGGTTGCAAAAAGAACTTTCTGATCGCACTCAGCTGCTATTCGATCGACGTTTCATTGCGCACCATTCGGCCTGGCCTTATTTAGCGAAGCGATTTGGCCTCGAAATTGTCGGCACGATTCACATGCAGTCCGGCACAGAACCATCGGCTTTTCACCTGCAATCTCTCATCGAAAAGATCAGGAAGGAGAATATCAGGGTTATCGTCTCCGAGATTCAGCTCAGCCAACGCCTCCCGGAACTGCTTGCGAGAGAAACCAACGCCCGCGTCGTGGTCCTGACGACGATGCCGGGAGGTGTATCGGGAACTGAGACCTACCTCGACATGCTTCGTTATAATGTGCTCCAATTAGCCGGCGCGCTGGAAACGACGTAA